The following proteins are co-located in the Rippkaea orientalis PCC 8801 genome:
- a CDS encoding DUF938 domain-containing protein, translating to MMINPENDVKQYAPATERNRDPIFNVLVTVLPPKGNILEVASGTGEHAVYFAPKLKDRQWIPSEPDEIRRKSIEAWQQFSPSPNLCHPYNINVLNSNWFEPLKDLEITTIVNINMIHISPWEACLGLIQGASNLLPLEGILYLYGPYKREGKHTSPSNESFDQSLRSQNQYWGVRDLESVVEIAEKQSFKLLKTVAMPANNLSVIFQKVS from the coding sequence ATGATGATCAATCCCGAAAATGACGTAAAACAATATGCTCCAGCAACAGAACGAAACCGCGATCCGATTTTTAATGTTTTAGTCACTGTTTTACCCCCCAAAGGGAATATTTTAGAAGTAGCGAGTGGAACAGGAGAACACGCCGTTTACTTTGCACCAAAACTCAAAGATCGTCAATGGATACCGTCCGAACCTGATGAAATAAGACGAAAAAGTATTGAAGCATGGCAACAGTTTTCTCCCTCACCTAATTTATGTCATCCCTATAATATTAATGTCTTAAATTCCAATTGGTTTGAACCCTTAAAAGACTTAGAAATAACAACCATTGTTAATATCAATATGATTCATATTAGTCCTTGGGAAGCTTGTTTAGGATTAATTCAAGGAGCCTCAAATCTCTTACCATTAGAAGGCATTCTTTATCTTTATGGACCTTACAAACGAGAGGGAAAACATACCTCTCCTAGTAATGAAAGTTTTGATCAATCTCTTCGGAGTCAAAATCAATATTGGGGAGTTCGTGATCTAGAATCTGTCGTTGAAATTGCCGAAAAACAAAGCTTTAAATTGCTTAAAACAGTTGCTATGCCAGCTAATAATTTATCAGTTATTTTTCAAAAAGTTTCCTAA
- a CDS encoding PEP-CTERM sorting domain-containing protein, producing MIYLLEKLTLSTTAIALTFSVLPMTSVQAAEITYSFSGVIDSGSLINESYTGSLSFDDANLMGSGEEALAVSEVTFNFLGSTFTQLDAAVTPTIDFSDGQFLGLSYTVINSNLSFSFIPGLFDSDGAYFAYDPNMGNAGFGSLSYGVVPEPLTILGSLAAMGFGMFFKRKLS from the coding sequence ATGATTTATCTCTTAGAAAAATTAACCCTTTCGACAACTGCGATCGCGCTTACTTTCTCTGTGCTTCCGATGACTTCAGTCCAAGCAGCAGAGATAACCTATTCCTTCTCAGGAGTCATAGATTCTGGTTCTTTAATTAATGAAAGTTACACGGGATCATTGAGTTTTGATGACGCTAACTTAATGGGATCAGGAGAAGAAGCATTAGCAGTATCTGAGGTAACTTTTAACTTTTTGGGGTCAACTTTTACTCAATTAGATGCTGCGGTAACTCCTACCATTGATTTCTCTGATGGACAGTTTTTAGGATTATCCTACACGGTAATTAATTCCAACCTTTCTTTTTCTTTTATCCCTGGATTGTTTGATAGTGATGGAGCTTATTTTGCTTATGATCCTAATATGGGTAATGCAGGATTTGGCAGTCTTAGTTATGGAGTTGTTCCTGAACCATTAACCATTTTAGGTTCTCTTGCTGCTATGGGATTTGGAATGTTTTTTAAGCGTAAATTATCCTAA